Within Desulfolithobacter dissulfuricans, the genomic segment ATCCTTTATGAGCTCAAGCTGCGGTATGTCAAGATCGCCGGAGACTGAACCCTTTGCCCGGGACCGCGCAGACAATGGCTGAAACCACGCCGCCCAGCGGTGGGATCCGGGCAGGGGAGCTGATTCTCCCGGCTCCGGCCAAGATCAATCTCCACCTCCGGATCGTCGGTCGGCGGGAAGATGGCTATCACCTGCTCTCGACCCTGATGCAGAAGATCGACCTGGCCGATGAGGTGACGCTGCGGCCGAGAGAAGGGATCGTGCTTCGCTGTCCGGACAGTGATCTGCCCGAAGATGAAACCAACCTTGCCTGGCGGGCGGCCGAATTGTTCCGGCAGACCGTGGGGGCAAGGCTGGCCGGTTCGTTCGGGGTGGAGATCACCCTGAAAAAAAGGATCCCGGTGGCGGCCGGACTGGGTGGTGGCTCCAGCGATGCCGCTGCAGTGCTGTTGGGGCTTGACCGGTTGTTTGGCACCTCCTGCACAAGGGAGGAACTCATCGGCATGGGGGTGCGGCTCGGGGCGGATGTCCCGTTTTTCGTGGTCCCCGAGGAAGCGGTCTGGGCCAGCGGCATCGGCGAGGTGCTCGAGCCGGCCCCGGTGCTCGGCGAAACTCTGGTTCTGCTGGTTAATCCCGGCTTTTCTGTCTCTACCAGATGGGCTTTCGAGACTTTTGCGTTGACAGCTCCGAAAAATATTTTTAACCTAACAAGTTCGCAAAATAAGTCGCGAGCGCAACCAGGGAAGAATCTGGATTTTTCCGGGGAGCGGGAAGGCGGCTATTTGGTCAATGATCTGGAGACGGTTACCGTAACCAGGTATCCGGAAATACAGACAATAAAGGAGCGGCTTGTCCGTGGCGGTGCTGTCGGGGCCATGATGTCTGGCAGCGGGGCAACAGTGTTTGGATTATTTCCGTATGCACTGCGTAAACGGGCTGAGGTCTGTTATGCAGACCTGCGTCAGGACTATCCCCTGACCTACCTTGTGGATGCCCGGCATCGCGCGGTGCAGTAGCATTTCACCGGAGATTCCCGGGATGGGGCGTCGTCAAGTGGTAAGACACAGGACTTTGACTCCTGTATTCGCAGGTTCGAATCCTGCCGCCCCAGCCATTTTTCTTTTGAGGCTTGTACTATGCCAAATATAATGAAAATTTTTAGCGGCAATGCCAACCCTGCCATGGCGCAGGCCATCTGCGAATACCTGGACCTGCCGTTGTCGGCCGCTGAAGTCAAAAAATTCAGCGATGGAGAAATATCGGTCGAAATTGGCGAGAATGTCCGCGGCACCGATGTGTTTGTTGTTCAGCCCACCAGTCCGCCGGTCAACGATCATCTCATGGAGCTGATCATCATGGTGGACGCCCTGCGTCGGGCCTCGGCACGCCGCATCACCGCGGTCATTCCCTACTACGGTTATGCCCGCCAGGATCGGAAAGTGCGGCCCCGGGTACCGATCACAGCCAAAGCGGTGGCGGAAATGCTGATGGCTGTCGGAACCCGGCGGGTTCTGTGCATGGATCTCCATGCCGGCCAGATCCAGGGATTTTTCAATATCCCGGTGGATCATCTCTATGCGGCGCCCATCCTGCTCAAGTATATCCGGGAAACCTTTGACGACGTGGTCATGGTATCGCCCGATGCCGGTGGTGTGGAGCGGACCAGGGCTTTTGCCAAGCGACTCAATGCCGGCCTGGCCATCATCGATAAACGCCGCGAGCGGGCCAACGAATGCGAGGCCATGCATGTCATCGGTGATGTGAAGGGTAAGACCGCCATTCTGCTCGACGACATGGTGGACACCGCTGGTACGCTGTGCGGGGCGGCAGCCAAGCTGACCGAGATGGGGGCGCGCGAGGTCCATGCCTGTTGTTCGCATGCCGTGCTTTCCGGACCGGCCATCGACCGGCTGGAGAAATCCTGTATCAAGTCCCTGGTGGTGACCGACTCCATTCCGCTGCGGGACAACGCAAAGGACTGCAAAAAAATTACCGTACTGACCGTGGCCGAACTGCTGGGCGAGGCCATTCGTCGTATTCATAACGAAGATTCTGTCAGCTATCTCTTTGTCTGAGATTACTGATTCATGTTGCCTGATCCGCTGCTTTTTCGGGCGGTGGCGTTAAAAGTCGAGAGAATTTCCGAGGAACAGTTCCTCTGAGAGAAAAGGAGGTTATCATGTTACAGGTTGATATGCCCGCTGCCGTTCGTACCGTGTTTGGCAAGGGTGAAAATCGCCGGCTGCGCATGGCCGGGAAGACACCGGCTGTGTTGTATGCCGGGGGTAAGGATGCGCTGGCCCTGCAGTTCGATGCAACCACGCTCTACAAGACGCTCTTCTGGATCCATGGCCGCAACGCCGTGGTTACCCTGGAGATCGAGGGTGATGATAAGGACAAGCGCCATGTTCTTGTCCAGGAGATCCAGAAAGATCCTGTCAGCGACCGGGTCGTACACGTGGATTTTCTCGAGATCGAGTTGGACAGACCCATTGCCTTCAAGGTGCCGCTGAACTATGTCGGTGTGGCCAAGGGTGTTGATCTTGGTGGCGATCTGCTGGTCTACAAGAACTCCGTCATGCTCAAGGGGTGTCCGCTGGATATTCCGGACGCCATTGAGGTGGATGTCACTCCGCTGGACCGTGGCGATACCGGTATCACCTGCGGCGACATCGAGATTCCCGAGAACGTTGAAATGCTTGACGACAAGGACAAGGTCTGCGTTACCGTTTCGTAGACTGCAGCATTCGTTCTTAACTCCGGATCCGGTTCTGACCGGAACGGTTTTTTAGTTGAGTACAGAGCCGGGAATTTTGTTCCCGGCTCTTTTGCGTTGTTCCCACGACCGTGTCCGGCTGTCACCGCTGCACCCGCTGCGTCCGGCAACCGGATCAGACAGGCCCGGTACGCCCGGCCACGGGAAGACCTGTTTTCCGGGAGATAAAAATCACCACTCTCCTGTTCCCTGTTTACTGCTCTATCCATGTCTGCAACCGATTTTCTCATAGCCGGTCTTGGCAACCCCGGGCAGAAATACGCCACTACCAGGCATAATGCCGGTTTCCTGGCCCTGGACCATTTCGCCAGCCAGCAGGGCTGGAGCATCACCAGCTCCAGGTACCAGGGACTGTACTGCCGGGAAAGGCTTGGGGACCGCCAGGTGGTTCTGGTCAAACCGCAGACCTTTATGAACAAGTCCGGCCAGTGCGTGGCCGGCTTTACCAGGTTTTTCAAGATTCCGCTGCAAAACATCCTCGTGGTTCATGACGACCTCGATCTGGCGCCGGGACGGATCAAGATTGTCGCCAGGGGAGGGGCCGGCGGTCATAACGGGATCCGGTCCATCATCTCCCATCTCGGCTCCAGTGAGTTCGCCAGGGTAAAGATCGGCATCGGCCGGCCAGAGGTCAACGACAGTGGTCGCGGAATGCCGGTGGAGCGGTATGTGCTCGCCCCCTTCACCCCGGAGGAGCAGCGCCTCTTTGAGGAGCGGCTGGACCTGGTCTGCCAGGCCATTGAAACCTTTATCACCGACGGGGTGCAGGTGTGTATGAACCGCTTTAACGGCCGCACCTGATCTCTTTCGTTTTGTCGCTCTCCGGCTTCGCAGGAAGAGCGAAATTACAGTCACTCGAAAGCCCAAAGTTTTCGTCTCGCACCTCTCTCTCCTTTGCTATTTCAGGAAAATATGCTATAGTTATATTTTATACGAGTCTGTCGTATGCTTTCTTGCGTTTATGAAACAAGAAAAATCAGTGATCTGTTCCCGGGAGGAGCGAGTGTTTTCTGCAGGTGATATGGCTGTTTATCCGGCCCATGGTGTTGGTGTGATAAAGGCCATTGAGACACAGTCGGTAGGCGGTGTTGACCAGTCCTTTTATGTGATGAAAATTCTGGATAATGACATGACCATCATGATCCCGACGGCGAACAGTGACAACGTCGGGCTAAGGGCCATCATTTCCACCGAGGAAGTCGAAAAAGTCATGGAAATACTCCGGGAGCGCGATATCAAAATCAGTTCCCAGACATGGAATCGCCGCTACCGCGATTACATGGAGAAGATCAAGACCGGCTCTGTGTTCGAAGTGGCCGTTGTGCTGCGTGACCTGTATATCCTGAAAGATGACAAGGAACTCTCCTACGGTGAGCGCAAAATGATGGACACTGCCAAGAATCTCCTGGTTAAAGAGATTTCCCTTGCCAAAAATATGGACGAAGACCAAGTAGAGCAGCTGATTGAAAAGCTCTTTGCCTGATCCTGTTTTTCCGAATTGATGGGCATCGTAACAGGAAGTGCGGGCGCATCCTCTCCAGCTACAGATGGTGCAGATCAGAGTTCCAGCCAGTTTGTCCTGACGGTTCCGACGGGCAGCGGGGGGCAGCGACTGGATCAGTTCCTGGTTGCCCAGCTGGAAAAACATTCACGGGCCTCCCTTTCCCGGCTGATCAGGGAAGGTCATGTGCTGGTCGATAACAGGAAAGTCAAGCCGGGGCTTCGTCTGACACCAGGGCAGACCGTATCTGTCCATCTGCCCCCCGCACCTTCTTCAGAGCTGCAGGCCCAGCCGATACCCTTTGATATTCTTTTCGAAGATACCCATCTCCTGGTCCTGGTCAAGCCTCCGGGCCTGGTTGTGCATCCGGCGGCCGGCCATGCCTCTGGAACACTGGTCAACGGCCTGCTGCACCACTGCCGAAACCTGCCGGCCCTGGAGCAGGGCAGGCCGGGCATTGTCCATCGGCTCGACAAGGACACGTCCGGGATCATGGTGGTGGCCAAGAGCGAAGAGGCCCTGGCCAGGCTGGCGGATGATTTCAAGCAGCGGCGGGTCGCCAAGCGCTACCATGCCATTCTCCTGCGCTGCCCGGCCGAAGAAAGCGGCCGGCTGGTTGCTCCCATCGGCCGCCATCCGGTGCACCGCAAGAAAATGGCCATCCGGCCTACCAGGGGCCGGTACGCTGTGACAAGCTGGGAGGTGGAGGAAGTCCTGGCGCGGGGGTTATGCCTGGTACGACTCTCCATCGAAACCGGGCGGACCCATCAGATCAGAGTCCACATGGCCTCCCTGGGTTGCCCCGTGGCCGGGGA encodes:
- a CDS encoding ribose-phosphate pyrophosphokinase, producing the protein MPNIMKIFSGNANPAMAQAICEYLDLPLSAAEVKKFSDGEISVEIGENVRGTDVFVVQPTSPPVNDHLMELIIMVDALRRASARRITAVIPYYGYARQDRKVRPRVPITAKAVAEMLMAVGTRRVLCMDLHAGQIQGFFNIPVDHLYAAPILLKYIRETFDDVVMVSPDAGGVERTRAFAKRLNAGLAIIDKRRERANECEAMHVIGDVKGKTAILLDDMVDTAGTLCGAAAKLTEMGAREVHACCSHAVLSGPAIDRLEKSCIKSLVVTDSIPLRDNAKDCKKITVLTVAELLGEAIRRIHNEDSVSYLFV
- the ispE gene encoding 4-(cytidine 5'-diphospho)-2-C-methyl-D-erythritol kinase, with product MAETTPPSGGIRAGELILPAPAKINLHLRIVGRREDGYHLLSTLMQKIDLADEVTLRPREGIVLRCPDSDLPEDETNLAWRAAELFRQTVGARLAGSFGVEITLKKRIPVAAGLGGGSSDAAAVLLGLDRLFGTSCTREELIGMGVRLGADVPFFVVPEEAVWASGIGEVLEPAPVLGETLVLLVNPGFSVSTRWAFETFALTAPKNIFNLTSSQNKSRAQPGKNLDFSGEREGGYLVNDLETVTVTRYPEIQTIKERLVRGGAVGAMMSGSGATVFGLFPYALRKRAEVCYADLRQDYPLTYLVDARHRAVQ
- the pth gene encoding aminoacyl-tRNA hydrolase, with translation MSATDFLIAGLGNPGQKYATTRHNAGFLALDHFASQQGWSITSSRYQGLYCRERLGDRQVVLVKPQTFMNKSGQCVAGFTRFFKIPLQNILVVHDDLDLAPGRIKIVARGGAGGHNGIRSIISHLGSSEFARVKIGIGRPEVNDSGRGMPVERYVLAPFTPEEQRLFEERLDLVCQAIETFITDGVQVCMNRFNGRT
- a CDS encoding CarD family transcriptional regulator, yielding MFSAGDMAVYPAHGVGVIKAIETQSVGGVDQSFYVMKILDNDMTIMIPTANSDNVGLRAIISTEEVEKVMEILRERDIKISSQTWNRRYRDYMEKIKTGSVFEVAVVLRDLYILKDDKELSYGERKMMDTAKNLLVKEISLAKNMDEDQVEQLIEKLFA
- a CDS encoding 50S ribosomal protein L25, whose product is MLQVDMPAAVRTVFGKGENRRLRMAGKTPAVLYAGGKDALALQFDATTLYKTLFWIHGRNAVVTLEIEGDDKDKRHVLVQEIQKDPVSDRVVHVDFLEIELDRPIAFKVPLNYVGVAKGVDLGGDLLVYKNSVMLKGCPLDIPDAIEVDVTPLDRGDTGITCGDIEIPENVEMLDDKDKVCVTVS
- a CDS encoding RluA family pseudouridine synthase; amino-acid sequence: MGIVTGSAGASSPATDGADQSSSQFVLTVPTGSGGQRLDQFLVAQLEKHSRASLSRLIREGHVLVDNRKVKPGLRLTPGQTVSVHLPPAPSSELQAQPIPFDILFEDTHLLVLVKPPGLVVHPAAGHASGTLVNGLLHHCRNLPALEQGRPGIVHRLDKDTSGIMVVAKSEEALARLADDFKQRRVAKRYHAILLRCPAEESGRLVAPIGRHPVHRKKMAIRPTRGRYAVTSWEVEEVLARGLCLVRLSIETGRTHQIRVHMASLGCPVAGDQVYGGRVTDKSLPAVERQLLHASEIRFNHPVTGRNMRFSIPLWPDMTQFMEQLGGGAH